In one Candidatus Binatia bacterium genomic region, the following are encoded:
- the truA gene encoding tRNA pseudouridine(38-40) synthase TruA → MNIKLTVEYDGTAYCGWQAQPNGRAIQEVVEQGLEKILGAAVRLNASGRTDAGVHALGQVANFIHDAEVDLWRLQRGLNAVTPEDIVIRKVEVAPDSFDARRDARARRYQYRIWNDRWPPAILRRFSWHVHDPLDLAAMQQAIRDLEGEHDFASFQAAGCDAAHSVRRIDRNALAREGELLLYDVEANAFLRHMVRNIVGTLVEVGRRERAPASFAELLRAKDRTQAGPTAPPQGLFLMEVRYEEGMKDEG, encoded by the coding sequence AGCTCACCGTCGAATACGACGGCACCGCTTACTGCGGCTGGCAGGCGCAGCCGAACGGCAGGGCGATTCAAGAGGTCGTCGAGCAGGGACTGGAAAAAATCCTCGGCGCCGCCGTTCGCCTCAACGCTTCCGGCCGGACCGACGCCGGGGTGCACGCGTTGGGGCAGGTGGCGAATTTCATTCATGACGCCGAGGTTGATTTATGGCGTCTGCAGCGAGGGCTGAACGCGGTCACGCCGGAAGACATCGTAATCAGGAAAGTTGAGGTTGCCCCGGACTCTTTCGACGCGCGGAGAGACGCACGCGCACGCCGGTATCAATACCGCATCTGGAACGACCGTTGGCCGCCGGCGATCCTGCGCCGCTTCTCCTGGCACGTCCACGACCCGCTGGACCTCGCCGCGATGCAACAGGCGATCCGCGATCTCGAAGGCGAGCACGATTTCGCCTCGTTCCAGGCCGCCGGCTGCGATGCGGCGCATTCGGTCCGGCGCATCGATCGGAACGCGCTCGCGCGCGAGGGGGAGTTGCTGCTCTACGACGTCGAGGCGAACGCGTTTCTCCGCCACATGGTGCGCAACATCGTCGGCACGCTCGTTGAAGTGGGCCGGCGCGAGCGCGCGCCCGCTTCGTTCGCCGAGCTGTTGAGAGCCAAGGACCGGACTCAGGCGGGTCCAACCGCGCCGCCGCAGGGTTTGTTTCTGATGGAAGTGCGGTATGAAGAAGGGATGAAGGATGAGGGATGA